TGAGGGCATAGGTGGTCCTCAGATGATTGCAGAAGGCTTTAACAGTTTTTATCCTATGGATATTTTATCTGTGATGGGGATTGTTGAAGTACTCAAAGATATTAAAAAATTGTTTGCGGTACGTGATGGTTTGGTCGAAAAATGGACTGCTAACCCTGTTGATATTTTTATTGGGATCGATGCACCTGATTTTAATTTACGTCTATCTAAAAGTTTAAAGCAAAAAAATCTGCCGATCAAAACCGTACAATATGTCAGTCCTTCTGTATGGGCTTGGCGACAAGGGCGAGTACATGGCATCAAAGCCAGTATTGATTTAGTGTTATGTCTATTTCCATTCGAAAAAACATTTTATAAGAAATTTGATGTACCTGCGGCATTTGTTGGTCATCCTCTTGCAAGTACATTGTCATTACAAAACCCGATCTTAGATGCAAAACAAGAGCTTGATTTAGACTTGAGCCAAAAGCATATTGCTTTATTGCCTGGTAGTCGCCGTGGAGAGATTGAGCGTTTAGGTCCTTTGGTCTTAGATGCTGCACACATCATTTATCAAAAGCATCCTGAATATCAATTTATTATTCCTGCAATTAACGATGCGCGTAAGCAGCAGATTGAAAATTTATTAAAGCATTATCCAAAAGCATTAACAGATCAAATTCATTTACTAGAAAATACTGATAAAGAATCCAAAATTGGTCGTCAGGTGATGAATGCTGCCAATATTGTGGCGCTTGCATCAGGTACAGCAACCCTCGAAGCATTGTTATTACATCGTCCAATGGTGACATTTTATAAGTTGAATTGGCTGACTTATGTGATTGCTAAATTGTTGGTGAAAATTCCATATTATTCATTGCCCAATATTATTGCAGGGAAAAAAGTCATTCAGGAGTTGATTCAGTCTGATGCGACTCCTGAAAATTTAGCTGAAGAAATTGAAAAGTTGATGAATCAGGAAACAGCGCAGATTCAGGCAATGCAGTTGATTACGATGCATAAGCAATTATTATCTGATAATAGTGAAGATTTAGTTGAAGCCGTTTTGAATCTATTGGACTCATGATTCTAGCAATAGAGTAATGCCCCTTAATACCTAATGATAAAGGGGCTTGTTATATATTTTATTAAGAAATCACTCAGCCCTAATTTTCAATTCATAACCTGTATATTTACGAATATTGATCACACCTGTATCCATGATGAGATATTGACCTTTAATGCCTTGAAGTTTGCCGCGAATAATTGGAGTTTTATCCAAATTATGTGACTTAATCTTTTCAGGATAACAATCAACAGGGTAGACGAACTCACGAGGCAGTTCATTTTCCAGTATTTCAACATTTTCATTGAAATCTAAACTCATACTGAACTCATCACGAATTAACTCAATTTGTGGTTCAAATTCAGTCAATAATTCATCACGAATTGAAATCAAATCAATAGGTTCAGCTTCACCTTTAAGTAGTTTACGCCAATCGGTTTTATCGGCAACTTGTGTGCCAAACATGACTTCAAGTTGTCCTGAGAGACGACGTGAACCAACTTTCATAATGGGTAAGGCTTGTGTTGCACCTTGATCTAACCAACGTGTTGGCATTTGACCCAGACGAGTAATCCCTACTTTTAAAGCACTCGAATTTGCTAAATAGACAATATGTGGTTGAAAACAGACTTCTTGTGCAAAGCTTTCTTCACGACAGGTGCCTAAATGATAATGACAGGTTTCAGGTTTCATGATGCACATATCACAAGATGCTTTAGTCTTCATACATTTAAAACAATGTCCTTGCGAATAAGACTTTGGTGTTTTAGCCCCACAAGACACACAATAAATATTCCCTGTGGCTTCGATTTCAATGTCTTGACCCAAACTAAATGGAAGCTCAATTTCTGAACGATCTAAAATAAATTTATATTCAACATTTGCCTTATGAGTTTGTTGATCAGTTACACTAAGGTCTTTTAGACCTGCATGCATTTTATGACAAATGCCTTGTAGTTCCATGTTTAATTACTCACTCAAAAATAGGTGCAGTTATGGCTGAGCAAAATGTCATCTCTTCAATGCTAGACGATTTATCAGAAGAACAGCCGATTTCAACTGCAATGTGTATTGGGCAAAATTTAGCGCAATACAATTCATATCATTCAATTCAATGGCAGCATTTTAACGTATCTGAGTTTTTAAATCTGCCTTTTACGCAGCGATATGATTTGGGTTTTGTCTTATTCGATACGGAAGAAATGTCGAATGTGTCTGAATCAGAGAAATCACAAATTTTAGTCAAATTACGTGATTTGATGGCGAAACGCATTGTGGTGACATGTAAATTACAGGATGAGCGCTTGCTCAGGGCATTGGGGTTTACTCAACTGATTGATAAAACATTACATGAAAATGATTTTGCTTTGTGGCAATTTAATATTTTAACCTATAAACATGTGCCTGATTGGTTTAATTCTAAGTTTTGGGCAAATCCAGAAAATTGGAATAAATTTCGTTGGTAATTATCTCATATTAAATTTTAAATAATTGAATATTGAAGAATTTTTACTGTTATCTGTGGGCTAAAACTGCTAAAAATAACCCATGGCGTTTGAGATTTATATCATTGAGTATTGATATCTTGCAAAAACATAACAAATTGTGTTTTGGTGAATGATTGAAAGCGCAGTATTCTAAAATTGGATACAAATTAAAAACTGACATCAAAAGATTAACGTAGGAAAAAATCATGACAAATTTAAGCAATATTGTGGAAATTTTAGCCAAGCAAGCTTTAGGTGGGCAACAACAATCCCAACAAGGTGGTTTAGGGGGAGGACTAGGGGGTGTCTTAGGTTCGGTACTTGGTGGTTTAGGCGGTCAGCAACAATCACAACAAGGTGGACTCGGTGGCGTGTTGGGTTCGGTACTTGGAGGACTAACAGGTGGTCAGCAACAAGCGCCGCAAACACAACAAAGCGGTTTTAATGCACAATCCCTACTCATTGCTGTTGTGCCTTTGATTTTGGCTTGGATTCAAAAAAATGGTGGTTTGCAAGGCGCGCTTGATCAACTGAAAGGGCAAGGTCTTAGCAGTCAAGTTGATGATTGGGTTTCTACAGGTGAAGGTGCGAATGCCAGTGTGAATGAACAGCAAGTACAAAATTTATTTGATCAAAATGAAGTTGAACAAGTTGCGCAGCAAGCACAAGTACCAACACAAGATGTATATAGTGCAATTTCTTCTGTATTGCCTGAAATTATTGACTCACTCACACCACAAGCGGGTCAAACCAATCAAGATGAAGCGAATAACGATATTCAAAATGTCATGAAATTAGTTTCAGGATTTTTAAAGTAATTTAAAAGTTTCTATAGAATATATGCAATATCAATGACAGCCAAAATATGCTGTCATTTTTTATTTTCACTGCTCAAAAATGTGCAATGTAAGTATGCAGAGTTGTTCGATCCATGCAATTTTTTCAGTAAAAATCATCATTTAAAATAAAGTTGTTGCTTATAACAATTTTCGACTTAGCTCAATATCATTAACCAATTTTCACTTTTCTGTCATTGTCGATGTATTTAGAAAAGATAATACAGATAATAAAATGTTTTTAATTGTTATTTATTCATTGGTTTAAATTCAAATTATGATAATACAGAAGCTGTGAGATGCTTGGTTTTTATGCATTTTTCAGATCATTCAGATGATCATAAAGAAGTCAGTCTGAACTTCATGATACATCCAAAATTGACAAGATTTTAAAATTAAAAATAGAGAAGGTCAGACTTCTCATAGCGCACAATATGATCAGAAATATAGAGATTGATCTCTATCAAGAAATAAGGAAATCCTATGAGTGATACACATGTTTATCAACCTTACGAAAAGCGTAATCGGATTATGTCAATTGTGGGTGCAGCATCGGGTAATCTAGTTGAATGGTTTGATTTCTATATCTATGCAGCTTTTGCAATCTATTTTACCCACGCTTTAACTGCACCCGATATGGATGAATCGACTAAAGCAATTTATGTATGGGGTGTCTTTGCAGCAAGTTTCTTTATGCGTCCCATTGGTAGTTGGTTGTTTGGACGAATTGGCGACAAATATGGTCGTAAGCGCTCAATGATCATTTCAATTACCTTGATGGCAATCAGTTCATTTTTATTTGCCTGTTTACCGACTTATGAACAAGTTGGCATGGCAGCCCCGTTTTGTTTGCTTGCTGTCCGTTTACTGCAAGGGTTGTCTGTAGGCGGTGAATACGGCACTGTAGCAACTTATATGAGTGAAGTTGCACTCAAAGGTCAACGTGGTTTTTATTCTTCGTTTCAATATGTCACGTTGGCAGGTGGTCAGCTATTAGCCAGTTTACTTGGCGTCATTATGTTGGCGTTGATGAGTAAAGAAGAACTCATGAATGGTGGGTGGCGTATTCCATTTATCATTGGGGGTGTGGTGGCGATTTTATCGTTTTTTGCACGTCGTCATTTAAAAGAAACTTTATCGGAAAATGACAGTCAAAAAGAGGGTTCAGGCAGTTTAACCGAGTTATTACGCAATAACTGGCATACCTTTTTATTGGTGGTGGGTTATACATCGGCAGGGTCTTTGTGTTTCTATGTCATCACGGTGTATTCAAAAACTTATATTACCAGTTTAGGTTTTGAAGATCGTACAGTGGGTTATATGATGACGATAGCACTTTTTGTCTTTATGTGTGCACAGCCTTTATTTGGAATGTTGGCAGATCGCATCGGTCGCCGAGCATCGATGATGTTATTTAGTATTAGCTGTGCCATTTTTATCTATCCTGTCATGGTCATTCTGATGCCAAGTTTTAGTGGTTCGCCTGTCATCGTGACTTTATTACTCATTTTACTGATGTTAATGCTGAGTTTTTACACTTCAATCAGTGGCTTAGTGAAAGCAGAAATGTTTCCTCCACATATCCGTGCTTTAGGGGTTGGTTTTGCCTACGCGGTTGGGAATGCAATTTTTGGTGGTTCTGCGCCTGCTGTTGCATTGAAATTTAAAGAATTAGGACATGAAAATACATTTTTTGTCTATGTGGTGATTATGCTCATCATCTGTTTATTTTGTAGTATACAATTACCCAAACAGCCGAAATATTTACATCATGATGTATAAGTATTTTCTTGCTAATAAGCAAAGACTGAACTGAATGTTCGGTCTTTTTTATTTTTGGATCCGTTATTATATGATCATCCTCAAGATAACAATGAAGTGGAGAATATGAAAAAAATTGTCATTTTTTCGGGTGCAGGAATGAGTGCAGAAAGTGGTATCAGCACTTTTAGAAACAGCAATGGCTTATGGGAAAATTATGATGTCCGTCAAGTCGCTACGCCTGAAGCATGGCAAGCGAATCCGGCTTTAGTACAAGATTTTTATAATCAAAGACGTCAAAATATTTTAAATGCCGAGCCAAATGCAGCCCATCATCTGATTGCTGATTTGGAAATGGACTTTGATGTGCAGGTCATTACCCAAAATATTGACGATTTACATGAACGTGCAGGTAGTAGTGAAGTATTGCATTTACATGGCAATATTCGTTTGGCAAAAAGCTCAAAACCGAATGCACAGTATGCAACGGAATTTTTTCCGATAGAGGGATGGGCGCTTGACTTAGAAAAAGACAAATGTCCTGAAGGTTATCCATTACGTCCGCATGTGGTTTGGTTTGGTGAAGCTGTACCTGCTTATGATCAAGCGATTCAGTTATTACAAGATGCTGATATTTTTATTGTAATTGGCTCAACGTTGAGTGTTTACCCTGTGGCAGGTTTGATTCACGAAATTCCGACCCATTGTCAAGCCTATTATATTGATCCAGAAGCGAGTTACGAACGTGTACCAAAGCAATATCAATGTTTAAAAATGAATGCAACAGAAGGTATGCAACAGTTAGTTGCACAATTACGTGCCTAATTTACATTACGGTGCTTTATCAAAACGATTTATTCAAGTGTTTTGAGCATCCAAATTTCACAGGCATGGCTATGTCCTGTGTTGCCTTTCGGTGCTGTTAAGTGTTCAAAGCCTAATTTCTCATACAATATAACCGCTTGTTGTAACTGTTGCGTGGTTTCTAAATAACAGGCTTTAAAACCTTGTTGTTGGGTAAAATCGAAAGCTAAGGCTAAAATTTGTCGAGCAAAA
The DNA window shown above is from Acinetobacter piscicola and carries:
- the lpxB gene encoding lipid-A-disaccharide synthase is translated as MQNRKLKIGIVVGEVSGDTLGAKLIRSFREQGIDAEFEGIGGPQMIAEGFNSFYPMDILSVMGIVEVLKDIKKLFAVRDGLVEKWTANPVDIFIGIDAPDFNLRLSKSLKQKNLPIKTVQYVSPSVWAWRQGRVHGIKASIDLVLCLFPFEKTFYKKFDVPAAFVGHPLASTLSLQNPILDAKQELDLDLSQKHIALLPGSRRGEIERLGPLVLDAAHIIYQKHPEYQFIIPAINDARKQQIENLLKHYPKALTDQIHLLENTDKESKIGRQVMNAANIVALASGTATLEALLLHRPMVTFYKLNWLTYVIAKLLVKIPYYSLPNIIAGKKVIQELIQSDATPENLAEEIEKLMNQETAQIQAMQLITMHKQLLSDNSEDLVEAVLNLLDS
- a CDS encoding DUF2797 domain-containing protein, producing the protein MELQGICHKMHAGLKDLSVTDQQTHKANVEYKFILDRSEIELPFSLGQDIEIEATGNIYCVSCGAKTPKSYSQGHCFKCMKTKASCDMCIMKPETCHYHLGTCREESFAQEVCFQPHIVYLANSSALKVGITRLGQMPTRWLDQGATQALPIMKVGSRRLSGQLEVMFGTQVADKTDWRKLLKGEAEPIDLISIRDELLTEFEPQIELIRDEFSMSLDFNENVEILENELPREFVYPVDCYPEKIKSHNLDKTPIIRGKLQGIKGQYLIMDTGVINIRKYTGYELKIRAE
- a CDS encoding DUF6231 family protein, whose amino-acid sequence is MAEQNVISSMLDDLSEEQPISTAMCIGQNLAQYNSYHSIQWQHFNVSEFLNLPFTQRYDLGFVLFDTEEMSNVSESEKSQILVKLRDLMAKRIVVTCKLQDERLLRALGFTQLIDKTLHENDFALWQFNILTYKHVPDWFNSKFWANPENWNKFRW
- a CDS encoding YidB family protein, with product MTNLSNIVEILAKQALGGQQQSQQGGLGGGLGGVLGSVLGGLGGQQQSQQGGLGGVLGSVLGGLTGGQQQAPQTQQSGFNAQSLLIAVVPLILAWIQKNGGLQGALDQLKGQGLSSQVDDWVSTGEGANASVNEQQVQNLFDQNEVEQVAQQAQVPTQDVYSAISSVLPEIIDSLTPQAGQTNQDEANNDIQNVMKLVSGFLK
- a CDS encoding MFS transporter; this encodes MSDTHVYQPYEKRNRIMSIVGAASGNLVEWFDFYIYAAFAIYFTHALTAPDMDESTKAIYVWGVFAASFFMRPIGSWLFGRIGDKYGRKRSMIISITLMAISSFLFACLPTYEQVGMAAPFCLLAVRLLQGLSVGGEYGTVATYMSEVALKGQRGFYSSFQYVTLAGGQLLASLLGVIMLALMSKEELMNGGWRIPFIIGGVVAILSFFARRHLKETLSENDSQKEGSGSLTELLRNNWHTFLLVVGYTSAGSLCFYVITVYSKTYITSLGFEDRTVGYMMTIALFVFMCAQPLFGMLADRIGRRASMMLFSISCAIFIYPVMVILMPSFSGSPVIVTLLLILLMLMLSFYTSISGLVKAEMFPPHIRALGVGFAYAVGNAIFGGSAPAVALKFKELGHENTFFVYVVIMLIICLFCSIQLPKQPKYLHHDV
- a CDS encoding SIR2 family NAD-dependent protein deacylase produces the protein MKKIVIFSGAGMSAESGISTFRNSNGLWENYDVRQVATPEAWQANPALVQDFYNQRRQNILNAEPNAAHHLIADLEMDFDVQVITQNIDDLHERAGSSEVLHLHGNIRLAKSSKPNAQYATEFFPIEGWALDLEKDKCPEGYPLRPHVVWFGEAVPAYDQAIQLLQDADIFIVIGSTLSVYPVAGLIHEIPTHCQAYYIDPEASYERVPKQYQCLKMNATEGMQQLVAQLRA